In one window of Solanum pennellii chromosome 2, SPENNV200 DNA:
- the LOC114076147 gene encoding lipase-like PAD4 → MESEASSFESSETLAALVASTPLLEESWKVCGVADASVGCNFAVYRVGETAYVGFSGVKLGAGVDQSCRNLVPLPDELFSSLCVDGPDPAMVHAGLLHLFQSVYIDNLFRDQVSNIFMSI, encoded by the exons atgGAATCGGAAGCTTCATC GTTCGAGTCTAGTGAAACTTTAGCAGCTCTTGTGGCGTCAACGCCGTTGCTGGAGGAGTCATGGAAGGTTTGTGGCGTCGCCGATGCATCGGTGGGTTGCAATTTCGCCGTCTATCGAGTTGGTGAGACAGCCTATGTGGGATTCTCCGGCGTGAAATTGGGCGCCGGAGTGGACCAAAGTTGCCGGAATTTAGTGCCGCTTCCGGATGAACTTTTCTCTTCGTTATGCGTGGATGGACCGGATCCGGCAATGGTCCATGCCGGATTATTGCATCTTTTTCAATCAGTTTACATAGACAATTTATTCCGTGATCAGGTTAGTAATATTTTCATGAGCATTTAA